From one bacterium genomic stretch:
- a CDS encoding protein phosphatase 2C domain-containing protein — translation MRFVWASGSDTGHRRPKNEDSIHPEHDGRTSGELLVAVADGLGGHRGGEVASSVAIKAAVGAPGTPEERVRVANDAILDEVLEQPQLAGMGTTLTVAELRPDGVVTLAHVGDSRAYWWHAGRFKQLTVDHTFVQEEVDAGRLEPAQARSHPERSVLTRALGFGRGLEVDGARLKVSVGDRLLLCSDGLTSMVRDDRIARILESGAPSEMVWALIEAANRSGGLDNVSVIVVAIAEDEASGD, via the coding sequence GTGAGGTTCGTCTGGGCTTCCGGAAGCGACACCGGCCACAGGCGTCCCAAGAACGAGGACTCGATCCACCCCGAGCATGACGGCAGGACGTCCGGTGAGTTGTTGGTGGCGGTCGCGGATGGGCTGGGGGGTCATCGCGGTGGGGAAGTGGCCAGCAGCGTGGCCATCAAGGCGGCGGTCGGGGCCCCCGGGACTCCCGAAGAGCGGGTGCGGGTGGCCAACGATGCCATCCTGGACGAAGTTCTCGAGCAACCCCAACTAGCCGGAATGGGGACCACGCTCACGGTCGCCGAACTACGTCCCGACGGCGTGGTCACCCTGGCGCACGTCGGGGACAGCCGGGCCTACTGGTGGCATGCCGGACGCTTCAAGCAGCTCACGGTCGACCACACCTTCGTTCAGGAGGAGGTCGACGCCGGACGGCTGGAACCGGCACAGGCCCGTAGCCATCCCGAACGGTCTGTCCTCACGAGGGCGCTGGGATTCGGCCGCGGTCTGGAGGTTGACGGAGCTCGACTGAAGGTCTCGGTGGGGGATCGTCTGCTGTTGTGCTCCGACGGTCTTACGTCGATGGTCAGAGATGATCGAATTGCCCGCATCCTGGAGAGCGGGGCGCCATCCGAGATGGTATGGGCGCTGATCGAAGCCGCCAACCGGTCAGGAGGGTTGGACAACGTGTCTGTAATAGTGGTGGCGATCGCAGAGGACGAAGCGAGCGGGGATTGA
- a CDS encoding FtsW/RodA/SpoVE family cell cycle protein, producing the protein MSRSAELVFVCGSGGLAAFGVLLVNLAREEVRATPALAAFLVLSVAFGLLLVAMRAWAPDATPLLIPTASVLAAVGFITVYRLDENLASLHGWWLLLSATMSVLWLYAVSEKGLGHRGGGWWPLLALAAGLVVVPSLGADGGTIWLAWSSGPAVVLNPGEIVKLVMVVLFAVLLSERQAFFSAGGRYTAPLHPARVTTSWQSVLLLGLVVIIVAIRDSGTAMIVVGMFCVMAYMATNRSAYLVGGLGAGIIWLVAGPWLSEGLETRIAVWTDPWTQPEGPGNRLAEGLFGLAAGSLSGTGFGLGEPDLIPEATTSLAFAAVGEELGLAGTVVVLAAYALMVVTGFGIALRAGEVFHKLLAGGLSLLLGGQTALSVAGAVGLLPGTAAPIPFLSYGLSLTMAGFLILAVLARVSHEERV; encoded by the coding sequence ATGAGCCGGTCGGCGGAGCTCGTATTCGTCTGCGGGTCAGGCGGCCTGGCCGCCTTCGGAGTCCTGCTCGTCAACCTCGCCCGAGAGGAGGTCCGGGCCACACCGGCGCTGGCGGCGTTTCTGGTGCTGTCCGTGGCGTTCGGGCTGCTACTCGTGGCGATGCGAGCGTGGGCGCCGGACGCCACCCCCCTCCTGATTCCCACCGCATCCGTCCTGGCGGCGGTGGGGTTCATCACTGTCTATCGGCTGGACGAGAACCTGGCCAGCCTTCATGGCTGGTGGCTGTTGCTCAGCGCCACCATGTCCGTCCTCTGGCTCTACGCCGTCTCGGAGAAGGGCCTGGGTCATCGGGGCGGCGGTTGGTGGCCTCTCCTGGCGCTCGCAGCCGGGCTGGTCGTGGTCCCGTCTCTGGGCGCGGACGGTGGCACGATCTGGTTGGCGTGGAGTTCGGGTCCGGCGGTCGTTCTCAACCCCGGCGAGATCGTCAAGTTGGTGATGGTGGTCCTCTTCGCCGTCCTCCTGTCCGAGAGGCAGGCCTTCTTCTCCGCCGGCGGTCGGTATACAGCCCCGCTTCACCCGGCCCGGGTCACGACCTCCTGGCAGTCGGTCCTCCTGTTGGGGCTAGTCGTGATCATCGTCGCCATCCGGGACTCCGGAACGGCCATGATCGTGGTGGGGATGTTCTGCGTGATGGCCTACATGGCCACCAACCGGTCCGCCTACTTGGTTGGCGGGCTCGGCGCCGGAATCATCTGGCTGGTGGCCGGTCCCTGGCTGTCGGAGGGCCTCGAGACCCGGATAGCAGTCTGGACTGATCCATGGACCCAACCGGAGGGTCCGGGGAACCGGCTCGCCGAGGGCCTGTTCGGGTTGGCGGCGGGGAGCCTTTCGGGTACCGGCTTCGGTCTTGGCGAACCCGACCTGATACCGGAGGCGACCACCAGCCTGGCGTTCGCGGCCGTCGGCGAGGAGTTGGGCCTGGCCGGGACCGTCGTGGTGCTGGCCGCGTACGCCCTGATGGTGGTCACCGGGTTCGGCATCGCGTTGCGGGCCGGCGAGGTCTTCCACAAACTCCTCGCGGGTGGCCTGTCGCTGCTCCTTGGTGGACAGACCGCGCTCTCCGTGGCGGGCGCGGTGGGGCTCCTGCCCGGCACCGCCGCGCCGATCCCCTTTCTGTCGTACGGGTTGTCGTTGACGATGGCCGGCTTCCTCATTCTCGCTGTTCTGGCCCGCGTAAGTCACGAGGAGCGGGTGTGA
- a CDS encoding penicillin-binding transpeptidase domain-containing protein codes for MNGPIRRVVLVLGVVFLILVVDLTYWQAIAADRLRQNPRNPRVELTRSGQERGEILSADAVVLARSVPDPLDPGAYRREYLYGSVYAHVVGFSSALFGDRGVEAAHASLLRSRRDLTTSGILNALLGDDLRPRSIQLTLYHELQATAARALGDRRGAVVALDPATGRVLAMASAPSFNPNSLVGTNAAVVWDALTESTGGPLDNRAIAGSLSKLLTSEGTITLDEMDPLSALGIATRVAGAGQDGLMMRPYITARVFDADSNRVSQTDPEPMADTFGYEAALSLYGESRPLVVGGASQGRPVRAVGSSGVAEAGTGEPAGWFFGVWPATRPTIVVAVVVYPDGPGGGGPGRAAAASVGRAVLATWIGMIPTGASDE; via the coding sequence GTGAACGGGCCGATCCGCCGGGTGGTCTTGGTTCTCGGTGTCGTCTTCCTGATTCTCGTGGTGGACCTCACCTACTGGCAGGCGATAGCGGCCGACCGGCTTCGCCAGAACCCACGGAACCCGCGGGTGGAGCTGACCCGGTCGGGCCAGGAGCGCGGCGAGATCCTCTCCGCGGACGCGGTGGTGCTGGCCAGATCGGTGCCCGACCCTCTCGATCCGGGCGCATACCGGCGCGAGTACCTGTACGGGTCGGTATATGCCCATGTAGTCGGCTTCTCGTCGGCGCTGTTCGGTGATAGAGGTGTGGAAGCCGCTCACGCCTCGCTTCTCCGGTCGCGCCGTGACCTGACAACCTCGGGGATCCTCAACGCGCTGCTCGGTGACGACCTGCGACCCCGTTCGATCCAGCTGACGCTTTACCACGAGCTCCAGGCAACCGCCGCCCGAGCCCTGGGCGATCGGCGGGGCGCGGTGGTGGCCCTCGATCCTGCCACCGGTCGCGTGCTGGCCATGGCGAGTGCGCCTTCCTTCAATCCCAATTCCCTGGTCGGGACGAACGCCGCGGTGGTGTGGGACGCCCTGACGGAGAGCACGGGCGGTCCCCTCGACAATCGCGCCATCGCCGGGTCATTGTCGAAACTGCTGACCTCCGAGGGAACGATCACCCTGGACGAGATGGACCCGCTTTCGGCGCTGGGCATTGCCACGCGGGTGGCCGGCGCGGGTCAGGACGGGTTGATGATGCGCCCGTACATAACCGCCCGGGTGTTCGACGCCGACTCCAACCGGGTCTCGCAGACGGATCCGGAACCCATGGCCGACACCTTCGGATACGAAGCCGCCCTGTCACTCTATGGAGAGAGCCGGCCGCTGGTGGTCGGCGGCGCTTCACAGGGCCGCCCGGTGCGGGCTGTCGGCAGCTCGGGAGTTGCGGAGGCCGGCACGGGCGAGCCGGCCGGGTGGTTCTTCGGGGTCTGGCCCGCGACCCGCCCCACCATCGTGGTGGCGGTGGTCGTCTATCCCGACGGGCCCGGTGGGGGCGGGCCGGGCAGGGCGGCGGCGGCTTCCGTCGGTCGAGCGGTGCTGGCCACCTGGATCGGCATGATCCCCACCGGCGCCTCAGACGAGTAG
- the pknB gene encoding Stk1 family PASTA domain-containing Ser/Thr kinase, giving the protein MVAPNSLGRYELTAQIARGGMSDVFEARDRLLDRKVAVKILHDRYAETDTFVARFRKEARAVANLSHPNIVSVYDWGEEDGTYFMVMELVRGRSLRDIIQAEGKLLPRRATEIAAEIAKALDAAHRSGVIHRDIKPGNVLLTTDGSVKVTDFGVARARNASEGLTKVGSVIGTATYFSPEQASGDPADERSDIYSLGVVLYEMLVGRPPFRGESAVSVAYQHVTAEVVPPSRLNTDVSLELENVVMRALDKDPDRRYETAADIHHDLLVLLAVRPSPVGQAPAAPPVRAHPAQDLPPPPPRDDDPYRRLRGQPRQPSQLPFILTAVLLAAGVVLGAYLLLNSLSSDSAPSTTVPVVTIAIPDVTGLSEEEARIVLQEAGFLVTTSREPSEAPLDSVIRTEPAEGTVAEEESPVNMVVSDGPALLHVPTVVGSTRERAIGQLEGQGFAYTVRTARHDTIGVGLVISQDPEGEARAQVGSAVELVISAGPEPIEMPRVIGLSRDRAEGMLEGLGLEVSTSLARNNEVPRGMVARQEPAPGADVNPGWSVQLVISEGPDLFTLEELAGQSVADVIVLLGEAGMQVQVIQEPSPSHEVGVVIRTDPPGGTELRVGEMVTVYESTGPDLVEVPDLTGATPEEAEATLAGLGLILEVAASRAAVDTPELEGRIARQAPAPGEVFLRGETVLVVLGDYTAPAVDSEDDSSGS; this is encoded by the coding sequence ATGGTTGCTCCGAACTCGCTGGGTCGTTACGAGTTGACCGCGCAGATTGCGCGGGGCGGCATGTCGGATGTGTTCGAGGCTCGGGATCGTCTCCTCGACCGCAAGGTGGCCGTCAAGATCCTGCACGACCGGTATGCCGAGACGGACACCTTCGTGGCTCGCTTCCGCAAGGAGGCCCGGGCGGTCGCCAACCTGAGCCATCCCAACATAGTGTCGGTCTACGACTGGGGCGAGGAGGACGGCACCTACTTCATGGTGATGGAGCTGGTCAGGGGGAGGTCCCTGCGCGACATCATCCAGGCCGAGGGCAAGCTTCTACCGCGTCGAGCAACCGAGATAGCGGCTGAGATCGCCAAGGCGCTCGACGCCGCCCACCGCAGCGGTGTCATCCACCGCGACATCAAGCCCGGAAACGTCCTCCTGACGACGGACGGCAGCGTCAAGGTGACCGATTTCGGCGTGGCCCGGGCCCGCAACGCCTCCGAAGGCCTCACCAAGGTGGGATCGGTCATCGGTACCGCCACCTACTTCAGTCCCGAACAGGCCAGTGGCGACCCGGCCGACGAGCGGTCGGACATCTACAGCCTCGGAGTGGTGCTGTACGAGATGCTGGTGGGGCGTCCCCCCTTCAGGGGGGAGAGCGCGGTATCGGTGGCGTACCAGCACGTCACGGCCGAGGTCGTTCCGCCGAGCAGGCTCAATACCGATGTATCACTGGAGCTCGAGAACGTGGTGATGCGCGCTCTCGACAAGGACCCCGATCGGCGCTACGAGACGGCCGCCGACATCCACCATGACCTGCTGGTCTTGCTGGCGGTCCGACCTTCGCCGGTCGGTCAGGCCCCGGCGGCTCCTCCCGTCCGCGCCCATCCGGCTCAGGACCTCCCGCCTCCCCCGCCGCGAGACGACGATCCCTACCGTCGTCTGCGAGGCCAGCCCCGCCAGCCCTCGCAGCTTCCCTTCATCCTGACTGCTGTTCTCCTGGCCGCGGGAGTGGTGCTCGGTGCATACCTCCTGCTCAACAGCCTTTCGAGTGATTCGGCGCCGTCCACCACCGTGCCGGTTGTGACCATTGCAATACCCGACGTGACAGGCCTCTCCGAGGAGGAGGCGCGCATCGTGCTCCAGGAGGCGGGGTTCCTGGTCACGACGAGCAGGGAGCCGAGCGAGGCTCCGTTGGACTCGGTGATACGGACCGAGCCGGCGGAGGGGACGGTGGCCGAGGAGGAGTCACCCGTCAACATGGTCGTCTCCGACGGGCCCGCCCTACTGCATGTTCCCACCGTGGTCGGATCGACCAGGGAGCGCGCCATCGGGCAACTCGAGGGACAGGGGTTTGCCTATACGGTCCGTACCGCCCGCCACGACACGATAGGGGTGGGTCTGGTGATCAGCCAGGATCCGGAGGGCGAGGCCAGAGCCCAGGTCGGATCGGCTGTGGAGTTGGTGATCTCGGCGGGTCCGGAGCCAATCGAGATGCCCCGGGTGATCGGACTGAGCCGCGATCGAGCGGAGGGGATGCTAGAGGGGCTGGGCCTGGAGGTCTCGACCAGTCTGGCCCGCAACAACGAGGTGCCGCGGGGAATGGTGGCCCGCCAGGAACCTGCTCCCGGAGCGGACGTGAACCCCGGATGGAGTGTTCAGCTGGTGATCTCCGAGGGTCCCGATCTCTTCACACTCGAGGAGCTGGCCGGCCAATCGGTTGCCGATGTGATCGTCCTGCTCGGGGAGGCCGGCATGCAGGTGCAGGTCATCCAGGAGCCAAGCCCGAGCCATGAGGTGGGTGTGGTGATCCGAACCGATCCGCCGGGAGGTACGGAACTGCGGGTGGGCGAGATGGTCACCGTCTACGAATCCACGGGACCGGACCTGGTCGAGGTTCCCGACCTCACCGGCGCCACGCCTGAGGAGGCGGAAGCGACCCTGGCCGGGTTGGGTCTCATACTGGAGGTTGCCGCCTCCAGGGCCGCGGTCGACACGCCCGAACTGGAAGGGAGGATCGCCCGCCAGGCACCCGCCCCGGGCGAGGTGTTCCTGCGAGGCGAGACCGTGCTGGTGGTACTCGGCGACTACACTGCCCCTGCGGTGGACTCCGAGGACGACAGTTCGGGATCGTAG
- a CDS encoding metal ABC transporter ATP-binding protein encodes MTVRDAVFRYGSKTVVEESSVDIPAGSITALIGPNGAGKSTLLNAIAGLVQPASGSVTVGSSNGRTYRTSYVLQETKVNPSLPVTVREVVSMGRYAGRRPLRLLTKEDRRMVDEAMERTNITHLARRHLSRLSGGERHRVLLAQGLAQDHDILLLDEPATGLDVVSIQAVRDTIRSENAHGCTVIVTTHDLAEAWDAHYVVLLAGRVVTAGPPGEVLTASQLTAAYGLGLMNVEGTHLFLDDPHHDETDRHHSHERSIHLESDPIDLHHDEHNH; translated from the coding sequence GTGACAGTACGGGACGCGGTGTTCCGCTACGGCTCCAAGACGGTCGTAGAGGAGTCCAGCGTTGACATCCCGGCCGGATCTATCACGGCGCTGATCGGCCCCAACGGCGCAGGCAAGTCGACGCTGCTCAACGCGATTGCCGGACTGGTCCAACCGGCATCAGGCAGCGTCACCGTGGGGTCCAGTAACGGACGGACCTACCGCACTTCCTACGTGCTCCAGGAGACCAAGGTCAATCCGTCGCTGCCGGTCACCGTTCGGGAGGTGGTGAGCATGGGTCGCTACGCCGGCCGCCGGCCCCTGCGCCTTCTCACCAAGGAGGATCGCAGGATGGTTGACGAGGCGATGGAGCGGACCAACATCACCCACCTCGCCAGGCGGCATCTCTCCCGGCTCTCGGGCGGGGAACGCCACCGGGTACTGCTGGCCCAGGGGTTGGCGCAAGACCATGACATCCTGCTGCTGGACGAGCCGGCGACCGGCCTCGACGTGGTGTCCATCCAGGCGGTTCGGGACACCATCCGCTCGGAGAACGCTCACGGCTGCACGGTCATCGTCACCACTCATGACCTGGCCGAGGCTTGGGATGCGCACTACGTGGTTCTCTTAGCAGGCCGCGTCGTCACCGCCGGTCCGCCCGGCGAGGTTCTCACGGCATCGCAGTTGACGGCCGCCTACGGCTTGGGGTTGATGAACGTGGAGGGCACCCACCTGTTCCTCGATGACCCTCATCACGACGAGACGGATCGGCACCACTCCCACGAACGCTCCATCCATCTGGAGTCCGATCCGATCGACCTTCACCACGACGAGCACAATCACTGA
- a CDS encoding aminodeoxychorismate/anthranilate synthase component II, with the protein MRVLVLDNYDSFTFNLVQYLGELGAEPTVIRNDEMDAPAAARFDPERLVISPGPGRPENAGYTESYIGHFAGLVPILGVCLGHEAIVTKFGGTIDLAPRIMHGKTSSIRHDGKDVFSGLRNPFVATRYHSLAASALPDVLEPCAWSEDDVIQGVRHRELPIHGVQFHPESVLTDEGMALLDNFLTGPS; encoded by the coding sequence ATGCGAGTGCTGGTTCTGGACAATTACGACAGCTTCACCTTCAACCTGGTCCAGTACCTGGGCGAACTCGGCGCCGAGCCGACCGTGATCCGCAATGACGAGATGGACGCGCCCGCCGCCGCCCGGTTCGATCCGGAACGGCTGGTCATCTCACCGGGACCCGGACGCCCCGAGAACGCCGGCTATACGGAGTCGTACATCGGGCACTTCGCCGGCCTGGTGCCCATCCTCGGCGTCTGCCTCGGCCATGAGGCCATCGTCACCAAATTCGGCGGCACCATCGACCTCGCCCCCCGGATCATGCACGGCAAGACCTCTTCGATCCGCCATGACGGCAAGGACGTCTTCTCCGGTCTGAGGAATCCCTTCGTCGCCACGAGATACCACTCGCTGGCGGCCAGCGCATTGCCCGACGTGCTCGAGCCGTGCGCCTGGAGCGAGGACGACGTCATCCAGGGAGTCAGGCACCGGGAGCTTCCCATCCACGGTGTGCAGTTCCATCCCGAGAGCGTGCTCACCGACGAGGGAATGGCCCTCCTCGACAACTTCCTGACCGGCCCGTCCTGA
- a CDS encoding cell division protein CrgA: MPQSKGRRKSKTAGRPTPPKSAASRGKKAKESSKLYVAVMFGLMGLGVLLVVTRYVLDTPSWLLLVGLAAMGGGFLMTTNYH; this comes from the coding sequence ATGCCGCAATCCAAGGGACGTCGTAAGTCCAAGACGGCGGGTCGTCCGACACCGCCCAAGAGCGCGGCGAGCCGCGGGAAGAAGGCCAAGGAATCATCGAAGCTCTACGTGGCCGTGATGTTCGGTCTCATGGGTCTCGGGGTCCTGCTGGTTGTGACCCGGTACGTGCTCGACACGCCTTCGTGGTTGTTGCTGGTCGGGCTCGCTGCCATGGGCGGCGGCTTCCTGATGACCACCAACTATCACTGA
- a CDS encoding thiolase family protein has protein sequence MHRAVVVDAVRTPTGKRNGRLQGYHPVDLAAIPLRALVERNQLDPALVDDVIMGCVTQTGEQSFNVGRNAALAAGFPEDVVGTTVDRQCGSAQQASHFAAQGVMAGAYDVAIAAGVESMSRVPMGITAHQGPGRPFGPRMEERYANSLVPQGISAELIAEKWGLSREHLDRIAYRSHMRAARATDEGRFAREIVPVETRANGATETVTTDEGIRPDTSPEILAGLPPVFKADGVVTAGNSSQISDGAAAVLIMSEDKAVALGLEPKVYFRQFAMAGVDPVSMLTGPIPATARALERAGLSIDDIDLFEVNEAFASVVGIWLAENGGSDPDALWERTNVNGGAISTGHPLGGTGAKLTATLVHEMERRQARYGLQTMCEGGGMANAMILERAA, from the coding sequence ATGCACCGGGCAGTCGTCGTCGACGCAGTGAGAACACCCACCGGCAAGCGGAACGGCCGCCTGCAGGGTTACCACCCGGTCGACCTGGCCGCCATCCCGTTGCGAGCCCTGGTGGAGCGCAACCAACTCGACCCGGCCCTGGTGGATGACGTGATCATGGGCTGCGTGACGCAGACCGGGGAGCAGAGTTTCAACGTGGGCCGGAATGCGGCGCTGGCGGCCGGCTTCCCCGAGGACGTGGTGGGCACGACCGTGGATCGCCAGTGCGGCTCGGCGCAGCAGGCCTCCCACTTCGCCGCTCAAGGAGTGATGGCAGGCGCCTACGACGTGGCCATCGCGGCCGGCGTGGAGTCGATGAGCCGGGTGCCGATGGGGATCACGGCCCACCAAGGACCCGGGCGGCCGTTCGGGCCCCGCATGGAAGAACGTTACGCCAACAGCCTGGTGCCCCAGGGGATCTCGGCCGAACTCATCGCCGAGAAGTGGGGCCTGTCGCGGGAGCACCTCGACCGGATCGCCTACCGCTCCCACATGAGAGCCGCCAGGGCCACGGACGAAGGCCGGTTCGCCCGCGAGATCGTCCCGGTCGAGACCCGGGCGAACGGCGCCACAGAGACGGTGACCACCGACGAGGGCATCCGTCCGGACACGTCCCCGGAGATCCTGGCCGGGCTTCCACCGGTTTTCAAAGCGGACGGCGTGGTCACCGCCGGCAACTCATCCCAGATCTCGGACGGCGCGGCGGCCGTGCTGATCATGTCGGAGGACAAGGCCGTTGCACTCGGGCTGGAACCCAAGGTCTACTTCCGGCAATTCGCAATGGCGGGCGTGGACCCGGTCAGCATGCTCACCGGACCGATCCCGGCCACCGCCCGCGCCCTGGAGCGGGCCGGATTGAGCATCGACGACATCGACCTGTTCGAGGTGAACGAAGCCTTCGCCTCCGTGGTCGGGATCTGGCTGGCCGAGAACGGCGGGTCCGACCCGGACGCCCTATGGGAGCGGACCAACGTGAACGGCGGGGCGATCTCCACGGGCCACCCGCTGGGTGGAACGGGCGCCAAGCTGACCGCGACGCTGGTCCACGAGATGGAGCGCCGGCAGGCTCGCTACGGACTCCAGACGATGTGCGAGGGTGGGGGCATGGCCAACGCCATGATTCTCGAGCGGGCCGCGTAG
- a CDS encoding acyl-CoA dehydrogenase family protein, producing MSTANRPAPPDPKDFLGLDRLLGPEERLLRDTVRRWVGDRVLPSIGDWFVEGILPRELATELGGLGLLGMHLDGYGCPGASAVEYGLTCLELEAGDSGLRSMVSVQGSLAMFPIREYGSEDQRREWLPRMASGEVLGCFGLTEPDSGSDAASMRTTARRDGPDWILNGTKTWISNGSVADVAIIWARAEDGVRGFIIPTDTPGFAARDIPRKLSLRASHTSELTLDDVRLPREAALPGVSSMRGPLSCLTEARYGIVWGVMGAARSCYEAALDYATTRQQFGRPIGAFQLTQRKLVEMMVSVNRGLLLALHIGRMKDRGHAGSEHVSLGKFDNVRMALDVARTARSVLGANGITLDYPVMRHMNNLESVITYEGTNEIHTLILGQSLTGFQAFT from the coding sequence ATGTCAACCGCCAACCGGCCGGCCCCGCCCGACCCGAAAGACTTCCTCGGCTTGGACCGTCTCCTCGGTCCTGAGGAACGCCTGCTCAGGGACACGGTTCGCCGGTGGGTGGGCGACCGGGTACTCCCGTCGATCGGCGACTGGTTCGTCGAGGGAATCCTGCCCAGGGAGCTGGCCACCGAACTGGGCGGGCTGGGCCTGCTGGGGATGCACCTGGACGGCTACGGGTGCCCGGGCGCGTCCGCGGTCGAGTACGGATTGACCTGCCTCGAACTCGAGGCGGGCGACTCGGGACTCCGCAGCATGGTGTCGGTCCAGGGTTCGCTGGCCATGTTCCCCATCCGGGAGTACGGGTCGGAGGATCAACGCCGGGAGTGGTTGCCACGGATGGCTTCGGGCGAGGTTCTGGGGTGTTTCGGCCTCACGGAGCCCGATTCCGGCTCCGATGCCGCCTCGATGCGCACGACCGCACGCCGAGACGGTCCGGATTGGATCCTCAACGGCACCAAGACCTGGATCTCCAACGGGTCGGTGGCGGACGTGGCCATCATCTGGGCCCGAGCCGAGGATGGAGTGCGAGGGTTCATCATCCCCACCGATACTCCAGGATTCGCAGCCCGCGACATCCCGCGCAAGCTCTCACTCAGGGCCTCCCATACCTCCGAGCTGACCCTCGACGACGTACGGCTTCCGAGAGAAGCGGCGCTGCCCGGCGTGTCCTCGATGCGTGGCCCGCTGTCCTGCCTGACCGAAGCCCGGTACGGCATCGTCTGGGGAGTGATGGGCGCCGCCCGCTCCTGCTACGAGGCGGCTCTCGACTACGCCACCACCAGGCAGCAGTTCGGCCGGCCGATCGGCGCGTTCCAACTCACCCAGCGCAAGCTGGTGGAGATGATGGTCTCTGTGAACCGGGGACTGCTGCTCGCCCTCCATATCGGCCGTATGAAGGATCGGGGTCATGCCGGCTCCGAGCACGTGTCTCTTGGCAAGTTCGACAACGTCCGGATGGCGCTGGATGTCGCCCGGACCGCCCGCTCCGTGCTGGGAGCGAACGGCATCACCCTCGACTACCCGGTAATGCGCCACATGAACAATCTGGAATCGGTGATCACCTACGAGGGCACCAACGAGATCCATACCCTGATCCTCGGCCAATCCCTCACCGGATTCCAGGCCTTCACGTAG
- a CDS encoding TrpB-like pyridoxal phosphate-dependent enzyme, translating into MTVPTKILLDESDIPTHWYNIIPDLPAPPPPVLHPGTLEPVGPGDLAPLFPMDLILQEVSQDSYIEIPEPVRDIYRLWRPTPLYRAHRLEREIDTPARIYYKYEGASPAGSHKPNTAVAQAYYNAQAGVRKLTTETGAGQWGSALALACRMFGLECEVWQVAASFDQKPYRGSMMRTWGATIHSSPSEVTNAGQAILAKDPHSTGSLGIAISEAVEVAATNADVNYSLGSVLNHVLLHQTVIGQEAAAQLAKVDETPDVIIGCTGGGSNFSGLSYPFMREKLAGNINPTIRAVEPAACPSITKGEYRYDFGDAIGMTPLIKMHTLGHGFVPDPIHAGGLRYHGMSPLVSHIVELGLMEAEAIGQVECFEAALQFARTEGIIPAPEPTHAIAGALREANECRESGEEKVILIALCGHGHFDMAAYDTFLSGELHDYEYPSEAIAAALAEVPVVA; encoded by the coding sequence ATGACCGTACCGACCAAGATCCTGCTCGACGAGTCGGACATCCCGACCCATTGGTACAACATCATCCCCGATCTGCCGGCGCCGCCCCCTCCGGTGCTCCACCCCGGAACCCTCGAGCCGGTGGGCCCGGGTGACCTGGCGCCGCTGTTCCCGATGGACCTCATCCTGCAGGAGGTCTCGCAGGACAGCTACATCGAGATCCCGGAACCGGTCCGGGACATCTACCGCCTGTGGAGGCCCACCCCGCTGTACCGGGCGCACCGGCTGGAGAGGGAGATCGACACGCCGGCCCGCATCTACTACAAGTACGAGGGTGCCAGCCCGGCCGGATCCCACAAGCCGAACACGGCGGTCGCCCAGGCCTACTACAACGCTCAAGCAGGTGTCAGGAAGCTGACCACGGAGACTGGCGCCGGCCAGTGGGGGAGCGCGCTCGCCCTGGCCTGCCGGATGTTCGGCCTCGAGTGCGAGGTCTGGCAGGTGGCGGCCTCGTTCGACCAGAAGCCCTACCGGGGCTCCATGATGCGCACGTGGGGAGCCACGATCCACTCCAGTCCCTCGGAGGTGACCAACGCCGGCCAGGCCATTCTCGCCAAGGATCCCCACAGCACCGGCAGTCTGGGCATCGCCATCTCCGAGGCTGTCGAGGTGGCGGCCACCAACGCGGACGTGAACTACTCGCTCGGCTCGGTGCTGAACCATGTGCTCCTGCACCAGACGGTGATCGGCCAGGAGGCCGCAGCCCAGCTTGCCAAGGTGGACGAGACACCGGACGTGATCATCGGCTGCACCGGGGGCGGTTCCAACTTCTCGGGCCTGTCGTACCCGTTCATGCGGGAGAAGCTGGCCGGGAACATCAACCCCACCATCCGGGCGGTGGAACCGGCGGCATGCCCCTCGATAACCAAGGGTGAGTACCGCTACGACTTCGGGGACGCCATCGGCATGACGCCGCTCATCAAGATGCACACCCTGGGGCACGGGTTCGTACCGGATCCGATCCATGCGGGAGGGCTGCGGTATCACGGGATGTCACCGCTGGTCTCCCACATCGTCGAACTCGGGCTGATGGAGGCGGAAGCGATCGGCCAGGTGGAATGCTTCGAGGCCGCCCTGCAGTTCGCTCGGACGGAGGGGATCATCCCTGCCCCCGAACCGACCCACGCCATCGCGGGGGCGCTCCGGGAGGCCAATGAGTGCCGGGAGTCCGGTGAGGAGAAGGTGATCCTCATCGCACTGTGCGGCCACGGCCACTTCGACATGGCCGCCTACGACACGTTCCTGTCGGGCGAGCTGCACGACTACGAGTACCCGTCCGAGGCCATCGCGGCGGCGCTGGCGGAGGTGCCGGTGGTCGCCTGA